A window of the Branchiostoma lanceolatum isolate klBraLanc5 chromosome 13, klBraLanc5.hap2, whole genome shotgun sequence genome harbors these coding sequences:
- the LOC136447552 gene encoding guanylate-binding protein 5-like, whose protein sequence is MAGNPRQDLFLKISQNLVDRELQDLRNYVSGASYLSEGFVEKANGPQIFIQLEKEGKLKPGDLSLLASILRKVGRHDFAEQAEKIAENERKGSGMDRPVKLTSTQLVNNRRQVDITPEAAEILSRLPPRPVDVVLVVGPMRKGKSHLANLLCKRKSGFPLGYELESATKDFWFWIGPHPVQFDRYIMVIDTEGLGDYADEEQNEKDLKYLVLATLFSNHLVFNLQGNLDHTFVSQLRLMGDLSEHVRVGKGGEDEGSDLGDHFPELWVAVQNTHLVPSQGLSPDEFLEDVLKQKKGHTRAIRDHNGMTDAVKAFFPKRHLRLISPPTADSHTLRNLDKVKDDVLQKEYNDAVDNFTREVWNSGLVKTVNGVGLKTTGLLHIMRYYVNAINDPKAMPSVLGAYEAMVEGECRRAVDEHRQMFMETVENTVRTSMPTDEEDCNRRITTAAEDAVSKLCSDVGKWDKSGSWKEYFQGELEKERVSLLHLNSSKSKALCDDLMKEVDQSVRQNLEKGVYNRIGGFDAYVKDMDAVYNAYRHRASGTGPAVETVLENFRTSETTRRNMIRDTEQKLIEEDRRLKEEERKKKEARAAAERATEAQKRAEAERAAEEEKRRVAEAEVKRLAAEAEISTTIKNTSYGSSGQVTIGGRNISYSANNGGFYRWQWVYNATAHDVTSNVRGKSGNHHSQRGAVEHAIEDLFHQLKAKNII, encoded by the exons ATGGCGGGCAATCCTCGCCAGGATCTATTCCTGAAGATTTCTCAAAACCTTGTAGACAGAGAGCTTCAAGATCTTCGCAACTATGTCAGCGGAGCAAGTTATCTATCAGAGGGATTCGTCGAAAAAGCTAACGGTCCCCAGATCTTTATACAACTTGAGAAAGAAGGGAAGTTGAAGCCTGGCGATCTCTCGCTTCTGGCAAGTATCTTGAGAAAAGTCGGCAGACATGATTTCGCTGAGCAGGCTGAGAAGATCGCTGAGAATGAAAGGAAAG GCAGTGGCATGGACCGTCCGGTAAAACTGACCTCCACGCAGCTGGTAAACAACAGACGGCAGGTCGACATCACCCCGGAAGCTGCCGAGATCCTCTCCAGACTCCCGCCGCGACCCGTGGACGTGGTGTTAGTGGTGGGACCCATGAGGAAGGGAAAGTCTCATCTAGCAAATCTTCTCTGCAAAAGGAAGTCTGGATTTCCACTCGGATACGAACTAGAATCGGCAACGAAAGATTTCTGGTTCTGGATCGGTCCCCATCCCGTTCAGTTTGACCGGTACATCATGGTTATCGACACTGAAG GTTTGGGTGACTACGCTGACGAGGAACAGAACGAGAAAGACCTGAAGTACCTCGTTTTGGCCACGCTGTTTTCCAACCACCTGGTCTTCAACCTCCAGGGCAACCTAGACCACACCTTCGTGTCCCAACTGAG ACTTATGGGAGACCTGTCAGAACATGTCCGTGTTGGAAAGGGCGGTGAAGACGAAGGGAGCGACCTTGGTGATCACTTCCCAGAACTGTGGGTTGCCGTGCAAAACACACATCTAGTTCCATCTCAG GGGCTGTCGCCAGATGAATTCCTGGAGGAcgttttgaaacaaaagaaggGACACACGAGGGCTATCCGTGACCACAACGGAATGACGGACGCAGTGAAAGCTTTCTTTCCAAAGCGACATCTTCGACTGATTTCCCCTCCTACCGCAGACAGCCATACACTTAG AAACCTTGACAAAGTGAAGGATGACGTTCTTCAGAAGGAATACAACGACGCTGTCGACAACTTCACCCGGGAAGTCTGGAACTCTGGTCTGGTCAAGACCGTCAATGGAGTTGGCTTAAAAACAACAG GTCTTCTGCACATCATGCGTTACTACGTCAACGCCATCAACGACCCCAAAGCCATGCCGTCTGTTCTCGGCGCGTACGAGGCCATGGTGGAGGGGGAGTGTCGCCGGGCTGTAGACGAACACAGGCAGATGTTCATGGAGACGGTTGAGAACACCGTGAGGACGTCAATGCCAACTGACGAGGAGGATTGCAACAGGAGAATCACGACAGCCGCAGAGGATGCAGTTTCGAAGCTGTGTTCAGACGTGGGGAAGTGGGACAAGTCTGGATCCTGGAAGGAATATTTTCAG GGTGAATTGGAGAAAGAACGCGTTTCCTTACTCCACCTAAACAGCTCCAAATCCAAGGCTCTTTGTGATGACCTCATGAAAGAAGTCGACCAATCCGTCCGACAGAACTTGGAAAAAGGAGTCTACAACAGAATCGGTGGATTCGACGCATATGTGAAAGATATGGATGCCGTCTACAACGCCTACAGGCACAGAG CTTCTGGAACAGGCCCTGCAGTTGAGACGGTTCTGGAGAACTTTCGCACGTCGGAGACAACACGGAGGAACATGATCAGGGACACGGAACAGAAGCTGATAGAAGAGGACAGGCGGCTGAAGGAAGAAGAGAGAAag AAAAAAGAGGCCAGAGCGGCAGCAGAGAGGGCAACTGAGGCACAGAAGCGTGCAGAGGCAGAGAGAGCGGCAGAGGAGGAGAAGAGGAGGGTAGCAGAGGCAGAAGTAAAGAGGCTGGCAGCAGAAGCTGAGATTAGTACGACCATCAAAAACACCAGTTACGGCAGCAGtggacag GTTACCATAGGAGGAAGAAACATCTCTTACTCCGCAAACAACGGTGGGTTCTACCGGTGGCAATGGGTCTACAACGCCACTGCCCATGACGTCACCAGTAACGTTAGGGGAAAGTCAGGGAACCACCACAGTCAGCGGGGTGCCGTGGAGCACGCCATAGAAGATTTGTTCCACCAGCTGAAGGCCAAGAACATAATTTGA
- the LOC136446843 gene encoding cullin-2-like: protein MSLKPRRVDFGETWGKILATVRGVITLSKVPRPTWNDRFSDVYALCVAYPEPLAEQLYNETKNFLEQHVQSLYKIVNSSLDNLLATYHAYWQEYSKGAEYMNQLYGYLNSQYIRKQKLSDADLAYGHGIDLDEQLMEIGELALDIWRRLMIEPLKGNLVQQLLQEIEKDREGEQTNQAILHGVINSFVHVEEYNKKGLLKLYQDLFEKRFLEETGRYYRKEAGQYLTGTTCSEYMEKVIQRLSDEEMRSRKFLHPSSYDKVTHECQQRFVADHLRFLHGECHDMVRKDRREDMRRMYTLLRTVHNGLMLMVQEVEDHIKETGLDAISNITGDNLPTQFVESVLEVHSRFSHMIQKTLSGDQQFICALDKACSSIVNSRQEQRSPCKSPEWLAKYCDMLLKRSTKGMSESEVDDKLSASITVFKYLDDKDVYQKFYSKMLAKRLIQGNSVSMDAEEAMINRLKQACGYEFTNKLHRMYTDINVSAEHNKKFNEWMREKTQELGIHFNIYVLQAGAWPLGLTNPSPLNIPQELEKSVKMFDMFYKERFNGRKLTWLHQLCNGEIRTCFLKKSYIITLSMYQMAVLLLFNGSDKLTMAEIQSSTQMAEGELGKNVQSLVDAKLLIPLDAKEQLTPDVVLTVNVEYTNKRTKFKIPALYQKETVQEVEQAHKAVDEDRKLYLQAAIVRIMKARKVLKHNTLIQEVISQSRARFNPSISMIKRCIEQLINKEYIARSNEAADEYTYIA, encoded by the exons ATGTCGTTGAAGCCACGTCGCGTCGACTTTGGCGAAACTTGGGGGAAGATTCTCGCCACCGTGCGGGGAGTCATCACGCTGTCCAAGGTTCCACGACCGACATGGAACGACAGATTCTC CGATGTGTACGCTCTGTGCGTGGCGTACCCAGAACCCCTTGCTGAACAGCTGTACAACGAGACAAAGAACTTCCTCGAGCAGCATGTTCAGTCGCTGTACAAG ATAGTGAATAGTTCCTTAGACAACCTACTTGCGACTTACCATGCCTACTGGCAAGAGTACAGCAAGGGAGCAGAGTACATGAACCAACTCTATGG ctACCTGAACAGCCAATACATCCGTAAGCAAAAGCTGTCGGACGCCGACCTTGCGTACGGACACGGCATCGACCTTGACGAACAGTTGATGGAGATTGGAGAG CTTGCTCTGGACATTTGGCGCCGACTGATGATCGAGCCCCTGAAGGGAAACCTGGTACAACAGCTGCTGCAGGAGATAGAGAA GGATCGTGAGGGAGAACAGACAAACCAAGCTATCCTACACGGTGTCATCAACTCCTTTGTACATGTGGAGGAGTATAACAAGAAGGGATTGCTAAAG TTGTATCAGGATTTGTTTGAAAAGCGCTTCCTAGAGGAGACTGGAAGGTATTACAGGAAGGAGGCTGGGCAATATCTGACTGGTACAACATGCTCCGAGTATATGGAAAAG GTGATTCAGCGTTTATCTGACGAGGAGATGAGAAGTCGTAAGTTCCTACACCCGAGCTCGTACGACAAGGTGACGCACGAGTGCCAGCAGAGGTTCGTGGCCGACCACCTGCGCTTCCTGCACGGGGAGTGCCACGACATGGTCCGCAAGGACAGGAGGGAAG ACATGCGTCGCATGTACACGTTGCTGCGTACGGTGCACAACGGTCTGATGCTGATGGTTCAGGAGGTGGAGGATCACATCAAGGAGACTGGACTGGACGCCATCAGCAACATCACAGGAGACAAT CTGCCTACCCAGTTTGTAGAGTCAGTGCTCGAGGTCCACAGCAGGTTCAGTCACATGATTCAGAAGACCCTGAGTGGCGACCAGCAGTTCATCTGTGCACTAGACAAG GCGTGCTCTAGCATTGTGAATTCCAGGCAAGAACAGAGATCACCGTGCAAGTCACCAGAATGG TTGGCCAAGTACTGCGACATGTTGCTGAAGAGAAGTACTAAGGGAATGTCAGAGAGTGAAGTGGATGACAAACTGTCGGCCTCCATTACCGTCTTCAAATACCTCGACGACAAGGACGTCTATCAGAAG TTCTACTCCAAGATGCTGGCCAAACGTCTGATCCAGGGCAACAGTGTGTCCATGGATGCTGAGGAGGCCATGATCAACAGATTGAAG CAAGCGTGTGGTTACGAGTTCACCAACAAGCTCCACCGGATGTACACGGACATCAACGTCAGCGCGGAGCACAACAAGAAGTTTAACGAGTGGATGAGAGAAAAGACTCAGGAGCTAGGCATCCACTTCAACATCTATGTTCTACAG GCGGGGGCGTGGCCACTGGGCCTCACAAACCCCTCTCCTCTCAACATACCACAGGAGCTGGAGAAGAGTGTGAAAATG TTTGATATGTTTTACAAGGAAAGATTCAACGGCAGAAAACTGACCTGGCTGCACCAGCTTTGCAACG GAGAAATAAGAACGTGTTTCTTGAAGAAGTCTTACATCATCACCTTGAGCATGTACCAGATGGCAGTGCTCCTTCTCTTCAACGGCTCCGACAAACTGACCATGGCCGAAATCCAGTCGTCAACTCAGATGGCCGAAGGGGAGCTCGGCAAGAATGTCCAGTCCCTGGTGGACGCTAAACTCCTCATACCCTTGGATGCAAAG GAACAACTGACCCCAGATGTTGTCCTGACAGTGAACGTGGAGTACACCAACAAGAGAACGAAGTTCAAAATCCCTGCCTTGTACCAGAAGGAAACAGTGCAG GAGGTTGAGCAGGCTCACAAGGCGGTGGACGAGGACAGAAAACTGTACCTGCAGGCAGCCATCGTTCGCATCATGAAGGCCAGGAAAGTACTCAAACATAACACTCTTATACAGGAG GTCATCAGCCAATCACGCGCCCGGTTCAACCCCAGCATCAGCATGATCAAGAGGTGTATTGAGCAGCTCATCAACAAGGAGTACATCGCCCGTAGCAACGAAGCAGCCGATGAGTACACGTACATAGCATAG